Within Carassius gibelio isolate Cgi1373 ecotype wild population from Czech Republic chromosome A21, carGib1.2-hapl.c, whole genome shotgun sequence, the genomic segment GGCCTTTTGTATACTCCTGCTCCTGTAGTACCCTTGTCTTaacttttcttccttttttttatctCTCCTTTAATAGTGTGTTGTTTCGTTGCATATGTTTCAGATTTCTCAGTGGAATGCTCCCTCTATTGTGTCTTCCTTCAAATTACACGGCTGAGAAATCTGCTCTTTTGTTATTCATGAATTTTCCTCCTGTGAATTGGCATGCACACCGGACACAGCTCGTGGCCCAAAGGCAAACGTTGTCTAAGAGCGGACGCACGTGCCTGCGTGCCAAATCCTTTCGGCCGACATTCTGATTTCAATTGATGTTGCTCTTTTTGGACGAAAGTGCAATACGTGCAAAAAATACTGGCGGTGTGGGCTCACTCAATGTTTGCCTTTCTTTGGTTAACCTGCTTTGGCTTCCATGTATTTGGAATTCTATCAAAATGGCGATGCAGACTTTACAATCAGCCCGAAAAGCGGCACAGCTGCAATTTTACTCCTGATTTATTTCCAAGAAATCCAAGTGGAATCCAAAGATTAGCAGGTTCTGCTGTGGCCTTTGATACCTGTGCAGTATGTGCATTTATATCCTGTGCATGATTAGAAAAAAAACCCTTGTAGGTCAGTCTGCTTTCTGTTTTTCATGGTTTGTCCTCTTCTTGAGTGATCTCAGTTGACCTCGCCGGTCTTAAGCGGCCTGTCGGAGACCTTGCATGGGAAACAGATATTGTTTTGCATGTGTAGTTTTTAAGCTTAAGTCCTTTCCACTTGAATTACTTCTGTTGTGTTTCCCCTTTGTTTTCAGATTCTCATAACCACTGTTAGGTTCTCTTAGTAACGCagcctttgtgtgtgtgaaggtatgagtgtgtgtgagaaagaataAAAGAtagaacaataaaatatacatGTAGTTTTTGCATTACTTCCTTAATTTATGATTCACAAATAGAAGTATGTTAGGTGCAGATGTTTGTGtgattgtgtatgtatgtgtgttttgatCATTGCTGCTACTGctttttaccattttgttgttttgCCTAAAACCTGTGCTGCCTCATCCCTTCTAAACCTCACCACCAGGCTCCCAGCAGTCTCTTAGAAGCTCTTGAACAACATCTGGCTTCTCTGGAGGGCAAGAAAATGAAAGAGGCTTCTACTGTCAGCAGGTACAGGAATTTATGTTGGGATTCCTTATGAGGGTTAGTGACAGATAAGAATGTCAGGAATGGTGAATAGGATGAAAAATGGCCGAGTTTAGTTTACATGCAACTGCCAAGAACAACATTTTGATTGAATCCCTTGAAATCAGtgtttctcaacctttttgactccaaGATGCTCCTTCTTTTTACACAACAATCCTTAAAAAATGTCAGTTCTGTTGTAAGATTTTATTAGTTTATGCAACATTTCCAGGTCTAGAAATCGCACTTTGTAAATTGaagtaaaaattaaaacattgtaaGGCATATTGAGGCTCCTTTGAAAGTGGTTGGGAACCATTGCTCATTATATGACCTGTGTGTAAAAATATTTCCCTTCACCTTAAATACCTTTGGGTTTACACATCTTTTTAATTGACCTGAACCAAACTTGACTTTCATAATGATCACAACATTTCTCATATAGTTTTTAAAAACTTACATTGACAGACCTTGACATGAGGGTCTAAAaggatattttctattttataattttcttgtcacatgacataaaaaaagttataattttactaaaatattatggagccccgcacatgacatgcaagaaaaaatagtaggctaaatcgtgtgcacgatttactaattcgttccctcaatgtactaaaacatgcacacgattactattgcgttccctcgatttactatttcgttcactcgatttataaattgtgcgcacaatttactaattagttccctcgatttgctaagtcatgtgcacgatttagcaaatcgagtgaacgcaaaagcaaatcgagtgaacgcaatagtaattgtgtgcacgttttagtacattgagggaacgaattagtaaatcgtgcgcacaatttatttatttgttcttgcatgtcatgtgtggggctctataaaatataatgctaggttacttaaaaaaaaaatccttccaaAACGGCATTCTGTGAATGAGATATCTTATttggcaatgaaaaaaaaacaagatatatCCTGAAATTAGGCGCAAAATTATGCGCCCGTTTGAATGGTCATTACAGTTCAACTCATAATCATGTTGTTATGGTGATTCTAGTTCCCACAGTAAGGTTTTTACAGATCAACTCAAACTTTCATAGATAGCGCAGatgatgtgtttgtttatgtatctGCGGCTATCAGACGTTCCAGTAAAATCATTCTGCTTTTGCATTCATAGGGAGGTGGAGGGACTACAGCCTGCAAAGGTAAAAAATCCAGTTCATTCATCGCTTCATATTTCTGTCAAATAGCTAATGAGACAATGAGGCATCAGCATGAAACATATTTTCAATGTCTTTTCCCTTTTCATAGTTTTATCCAAACAATTATATGTTCTCAGAAACATTCGGCACCAATGTCATCAGTTTCTGCTGTTGTTTCTGTTCTGCAGGCTGTTCAGCTCAAAGACATTGGCATGCAGACTCCAACAATATCCCCCAGCGGGCAGTCTGTGGGCAGTGCCAACAGTAGCTGCGCCAGCAGTGGTGCCACCGAGCTTCTGTCCAGTCCACCTGATCTAACCATCACAAACGGGTACATGAGGCTGGCTTTTCTGGAGTGGTTCTAGTGTAGTGGCACATTACTCTGTATTTCCAAATTTGTTGCATTTATTCACTTAGCAATCACATTTATCCAAAGACAAATGGGATCAAAGTTGCAGAAGTGCTTGTGTTTCCATTACAAGGTTTAATTGTATTTTCCTCATTATCCCCAATAGTGTGCACAACTTCGCCAATGACCATTTTGATCTCCAACACAATTCTAGCACCCCTGCTCAGACGACTACCCTAGCAGGCAGTAACAACAGCTGGGGAGGTAATTGAACTGGCACAAAACTGTCTCTGTTGATCTTCTCTATTCTGAGCGTTGTGGCACTCTCCTTTAATACAATATTAATTctgctctttcatttttttttgtttaatggcaCATTCTCTGCTTGTTTGGGACTCAACCGAGTgagtattttacacatttttatgatACGTTTAATGGCTTTTAAAATGGAacgaatgcaaaaaaataatctttttcaGGTTCGCCTCCATCTTccattggtcagacaaacagatCATTCATACTCAAAAACACACCAGTGCTTCTGTTATGCATGATTAGTGGAGTCTGATTTgtgaaacaaattatttttatgaaccAGTTTATTATTTAGTAAATGAACAACATGACCAGTGTAGCCTAATTAATGAaggaatgactcttatgaaccaaTTATATTTAGTAAATCAGAAACATGCAACACCACCAGCGTAGCATgtttcaagaagaaaaaaaaggtatttcGAACAAGCtgtttttagtgaatcagaagCATACAGCATGACCAGTGATGTCCGATTCAGGAACAAATGACTCTGATGAACAAGATATACTATTTGGTGAaccaaaaaaaaacccagcaCAACCAGATCTCATGAATCAAATctgtttagtgaatcaaaaacatacagcacgACCAGTGTTGTCCTATTTAGGAACAAATTACTTTTATGAATAAGCtatttttattgaatcaaatCAATACAGTgtgaccagtgtagtctgattcaaacaaatgactcttttgagcAGTTCTGTCACGATAACgctctgtatttatttttggaaaaccagaaacataataaatgacttatttcctcttttttttatcttctagATTGGTTTTCACATAGGAGCTCTTTTGAAGCCCACCCTGTCCTCGCAGGTCCAAAGTCAAGGCACACAGCTCTACAACGGAGGAAAATTACTTACTAATGACCTGGACTCATCCTTGGCCAATCTTGTGGGCAGTGAGTCTTTCATCGGtctcatttattttgtttctatggTGATTTAACAAAATACGACagactgtaataaatgtaatgataATGTACAtgttgtatttgttgtagatttaCATTTTGGAGGACCCCCAGCCAAAAAGTAAGGCTTTTACGATGTAAAGTGaattatattttgtatgtttacTGACAATTATTTTTGCTATATGAAGTACAGCTGTAACAGTCTGACATAGGAAACCTTTGTTTTCAGGCCAGAAGTTCAGTGGACTCACTTTGAGAAGAAATCGTCTGGAGGTTCCCACTGGCAGTCTAAAGCCATGAATGGCACGGCACCCTGGAGTCACGCGCACCTGGCCCCTGCTCCCATACCGATGCCACAGATGGTATGGAAATTGACTCATTCCTCAAGGCATGCTCTTGTTAGGAAATTTCAGTCTCCTTCTTCGGTTCTATATGATTGAATACAACATGCATGTGATTCAAGAGCTGAGCATCTTAGCTTGTGCACTATATAGAGCACAAAATAAGTCCTTGGTTATGTGTGATTCTCAGTAATGCCTTTATCTTTCTCTCTTCTGTATGTTTTTGTAATGATACAGAATGGAATGATTTATACTGGCTATGTAAGTCCTGCTTTTacataaacatgaacaaatctGCTAAATTCAAAGAACTAtcaaaataaaccatttaaacgTAATTCTTACATCTTTAATGTTTGTCTTTCTCAGGCACCAGCTCCCGTTGCATTTCCGATGACAACCCCCCAAGTGCCTGTGTATGGGATGGTAAGTGTTTCTCATGTCAGCTTGATAATCTTGGCTGAATAATGTTTAGGATTcagtatatataattgttttaaacacGTTTATGCAtgccaaggctgtatttatttggtcAGAAATAAATGAACCGTTTTCTTTTttcacaatgtaatttatttctgtcatggcaaagctgaattttcagcagcctttacttcagacttcagtgtcacatgttcctatagaaatcattctaataagcttgtttggtgctcaagaaacatttcttcttattatgtTGAGGGAACCCTGGTTCTTTATACAGTAACATAATAagtgtctttattgtcacttttgattaatataataCACCATTAATGAATAACTTTTGGAATTAGTTCCAAAGTATAGATTTTCATGTCATCAGCCGGAGTTGGAGGTGTGTCAGTGAGAAAACGTCTGTATTAATGGAAAATTGTTAAagtgtaactaaacccctggtcagagcctgactccacccaatgacaatatttgaaaaatgctgaaaagtgggcagatcacagcggggacgaaccgagggcggggctgagcgagtgcggcggattgattgacagctgctgtcagagacgctaaaatggagagtgactgtaatgacacaagtagctttgcaacagagtgATCATTTGAcgtagaggacttttctcacctaccttcacctgaagtggaggatgtcgaggtgtctgttcaTATCAATTTGAtcaactggctcaaactgcggtcttaactcccacATCGTGTCGCTTTTCAGCGCGAGCAGTGGGGAGAAGCCCATcttccacctccattgcgttggagaagcaatcccgtgcaaaatgcagtttgcacactccagctctaggcgggaactcacggtcttccaggccaagtgcatgcaaccactggcgcctaattttaaagtctgctggaaaactatgcagtccagcagtgctgtcacaACCAGCAATACACCTATGTACCATcatgaccactgtactaaatacagataaatctatgcTAACTTGAATATCTAAATAACTACATAATtgatatgctaaatagatgctataatccTGTTTTCAATACttgcaattccaactcctgactcactactgtgattttgacggaacaagatggttttatactgccaggggcgtggtagctcgtagcaaggggcgtggtgagctggaaactgcctacgtcacctgccaccgcttacgtcacttgccaccacaacatccaataggaaaaatcaactgcagtagccaccgttcaacctgaagagggcagcactcagatgttttacaccatatattgtagaattaaaacactttatgctcaaatgtcaaaaaagttactcgaatcaatgaacagcactaataaagccccattcttatagatcattaactaaaaaaagttggtttagggtttagttactctttaaaatacacacatatatatctgcttttttttcatttacactaAATCTAAGTTGCATGTACAAAATACCATTGTATTATACAATTACAAtagaatatattacaatttaatctACAGAATCttcaaaaatttaataaaacataaaaaaactaaaacacttgAAGTGCTTTCTTTATTCATCACTTTGTAGATTTAAAATCCTGTACAGTTTATGAAGAGGCACATCGCCATTTTGCTCCAACCATAGTTATGCAAACACACCTGATGTCCTAATTACGACTTTCCAACTCTTAACAACATTTCATTGCTCTGCAGATTCCTCCTCCTGTGGGCCAGATGGGGACAGTACCCTTAATGGCTCCCCAGCATGTGATATATAACCAGCCCATCCTGCGCACCACCAATCCTTTCACCCCAATCCCTGGAGCTCAGGTACTCTCGCTCAAGAACGtccaatagttcacccaaaaataaaaacattccaaACCCgtccttcgttcatcttcagaacacaaattaagatatttttgaggaaatccgagagctttctgaccctacatagacagcaaaGCAACTGTAACGTTcccaggcccagaaaggtagttagatggTGGTAGTTAaatgtccatgtgacatcagtggttcaactataattttatgaagctacaatattacaatatatttgttCTCTTCCTTGTCAGTCTTCGCAGAAAGTTAAGTAGAGTACCACGACGCATGCAGATGGTGTTGCTGGGTGTTCAGACATAGAACCTGGATGCGCTGCGCCTTGATTACAAGTAAAAATGTAACTTATGCTGTACATAAAGCAGTCCTTGTAAACATATCTGAAGATTTCGACAAAGAAATCTCATGAATGCACTGTGACGATTGacaagaaagaaaataaactattgaactactgatgtcacatgaaccgTTTTAACAATGTCCTAACTACCTTTCTGAGCCTGGGAACGTGTcatttgcattgctgtctataaagggtcagaaagctctcggatttcatcgaaaaaaatgtttttgtgttccgggtttggaacgacctgagggtgagtaatgaatgacagaagtttcattttggggtgaagtatccctttaaaggctgTTATTCAGTACATACCTCTACATGGAACCTGCGATAATACGATCTCTTTTTTCTAGATGCACTTCATGTAGCACTGAGGGCCATGATGAACTGACACATACGCCCAAGGAAAAACATCAACCAATCCAAAACCAAAAATGGCAAGGGAGACATGAGAAATGGTTCAACTGGCTCAAAGAGACTGAAAATGTTCATGTGGCATTTCCCCCCTTAGCCTGTGCGTTTGTAACATACCCCATCCATCCAGCTACATAACAGTCCTCCGTCATTTACATGTTACCTTTAATTTCTAAGTGTCAAAATCTAGTGTTTTTAGGCAGCCCTCTTTGATGATGTCACTGGCTGATGCAAACGGAATGACAATGTACAGTGAATTGCAGTGGAATGAAAAGTTGTCATGATGTCAAGCCCCTCCCCCTTCCCTTCCGTTTGGAAAAGTGATTGTTGTAATTGTGCACACTTGAATCAGTGTTTATAATGTCTAAACCAAGCCACGGTTTTGTATGCGCATTGCCTGAATAGTGTTTCGAATCAACCACTGTCAATGTTGATTGTGCCACAGCGGCTGGCATCTCAGTTTCTTGAGTCTTGGAGAAATGTGTACAGGTCACTTTTCGTACATTTGTCTCGTCCCCAAACATTTTGGATTTCACCTTAAAAGTTCGATTTGTTTCTACATGACTTGTAATGCCTCATTCAGGTATGGTAAGGTATGGCTGTTTGGATTAAAGTAAAATACAGCAGTATGTTTCTGTATGgaaattatacaatttattacATTAATGGCAAAATGTGCACATCATTAATAAGACGCAGGCTACGGCTGTGTCTGAAAACACCCTCTGTACCCTTATATAGTCCACTATTTAAGGAGACAGCATTGTGGTGTTATAGTAAGCTTGTCTGTGTTTAAGACGAGCTCaagatttttccacattttattcTGACAAAATATATCAGTAATGTGATCTTAAAAGCTTTACTTGTCTTAAAAAAAAGCGAACTAGGCTAATGCCGACTACTGGGTTGACTTACAAAAATATATCACTACAGCACTCTATTGGTGGGCGATTTCAGATACAGCACTACAAACCAAGCACTTTTCAACTGAAGCCTAAAATAAAACCATGACAAGACGTGACAATGTAGTGGAGGATTCAAGTTCAGGCTTTATTTTATAGAGAGGTCAAAACAGGCAGGGTCAATCAACAGCAAACAGGTAAAATCCAGGATGAGACAAAAAGTAATCCGATAAACAGGCGAAAGTTGGGGCAGGCAAATGATAAGTAAACCAGGGAAAAAGTCCAAGTAAAGGCAAGGCAAC encodes:
- the LOC127941590 gene encoding phosphatidylinositol-binding clathrin assembly protein isoform X2, producing MSGQSITDRIAAAQHSMTGSAISKAVCKATTHEVSAPKKKHLDYLMHCTNELNVNIPHLADTLFERTANQSWVVVFKALITTHHLMIYGNERFIQYLASRSTLFNLNNFIDKGALQGYDMSIYIRRYSRYLTERALSYRLVAADFTKMKRGTDGVMRTMSIEKLMKTLPVIQNQLDALLDFEANSNELTNGVINCAFTLLFKDSIRIFAAYNEGVINLLEKYFNMKKNQCKEALEIYKRFLIRMTKLSEFLKVAEQVGIDQVDIPDLSQAPSSLLEALEQHLASLEGKKMKEASTVSREVEGLQPAKAVQLKDIGMQTPTISPSGQSVGSANSSCASSGATELLSSPPDLTITNGVHNFANDHFDLQHNSSTPAQTTTLAGSNNSWGGALLKPTLSSQVQSQGTQLYNGGKLLTNDLDSSLANLVGNLHFGGPPAKKPEVQWTHFEKKSSGGSHWQSKAMNGTAPWSHAHLAPAPIPMPQMNGMIYTGYAPAPVAFPMTTPQVPVYGMIPPPVGQMGTVPLMAPQHVIYNQPILRTTNPFTPIPGAQMHFM
- the LOC127941590 gene encoding phosphatidylinositol-binding clathrin assembly protein isoform X3 yields the protein MSGQSITDRIAAAQHSMTGSAISKAVCKATTHEVSAPKKKHLDYLMHCTNELNVNIPHLADTLFERTANQSWVVVFKALITTHHLMIYGNERFIQYLASRSTLFNLNNFIDKGALQGYDMSIYIRRYSRYLTERALSYRLVAADFTKMKRGTDGVMRTMSIEKLMKTLPVIQNQLDALLDFEANSNELTNGVINCAFTLLFKDSIRIFAAYNEGVINLLEKYFNMKKNQCKEALEIYKRFLIRMTKLSEFLKVAEAPSSLLEALEQHLASLEGKKMKEASTVSREVEGLQPAKAVQLKDIGMQTPTISPSGQSVGSANSSCASSGATELLSSPPDLTITNGVHNFANDHFDLQHNSSTPAQTTTLAGSNNSWGGALLKPTLSSQVQSQGTQLYNGGKLLTNDLDSSLANLVGNLHFGGPPAKKPEVQWTHFEKKSSGGSHWQSKAMNGTAPWSHAHLAPAPIPMPQMNGMIYTGYAPAPVAFPMTTPQVPVYGMIPPPVGQMGTVPLMAPQHVIYNQPILRTTNPFTPIPGAQMHFM
- the LOC127941590 gene encoding phosphatidylinositol-binding clathrin assembly protein isoform X1; the encoded protein is MSGQSITDRIAAAQHSMTGSAISKAVCKATTHEVSAPKKKHLDYLMHCTNELNVNIPHLADTLFERTANQSWVVVFKALITTHHLMIYGNERFIQYLASRSTLFNLNNFIDKGALQGYDMSIYIRRYSRYLTERALSYRLVAADFTKMKRGTDGVMRTMSIEKLMKTLPVIQNQLDALLDFEANSNELTNGVINCAFTLLFKDSIRIFAAYNEGVINLLEKYFNMKKNQCKEALEIYKRFLIRMTKLSEFLKVAEFCFPFSLPSFSFVSQQVGIDQVDIPDLSQAPSSLLEALEQHLASLEGKKMKEASTVSREVEGLQPAKAVQLKDIGMQTPTISPSGQSVGSANSSCASSGATELLSSPPDLTITNGVHNFANDHFDLQHNSSTPAQTTTLAGSNNSWGGALLKPTLSSQVQSQGTQLYNGGKLLTNDLDSSLANLVGNLHFGGPPAKKPEVQWTHFEKKSSGGSHWQSKAMNGTAPWSHAHLAPAPIPMPQMNGMIYTGYAPAPVAFPMTTPQVPVYGMIPPPVGQMGTVPLMAPQHVIYNQPILRTTNPFTPIPGAQMHFM